TTCCAGATGTAATTTTGCTTCTATTTTTTCTTTCAGCACGGTAAATCCGTCTGCTTCGCCATGCATTAAGAATACTTTCCGGGGTTTGTCTTTCAATTCCGATACCCAGTTGATCAGGTCTTCCTGATCGCCGTGGGCCGACAATCCTTCAATTTCTATTATCCGGGCCGCAACCGGGTAATATTTCCCGTGTATCTTAATTTCTTTTTCGCCTTCAAGCAATTTCCGTCCGCGGGTACCTTCTGCCTGATAGCCCACAATAATAACGGTTGTTTCCGGAAGTTCAATATAGCGTTCCAGGTAGCTCAACACCCTGCCTCCGGTTATCATGCCGCTGGCGGCAATAACCACTTTCGGCCGGTTGTCATAAATGGCTTCAATGGTATCTTCATACTCGGTTATCATCGTAAACATACTGCACATTTCTGCACTTTCTTCCAGCTTCATTTTATGCCATGCCGTATTTTCGGTAAAAATATCCAGGACTTTAAGCCCCATAGGCGTATCAATAATATAAGGCATATCCGGAATTTTTCCTTCTTTTTTCAGCTGCCAGATCAGGAACATGATGGTTTGCGCCCTTTCTACTGCAAAACTGGGAATCACCACATTGCCGTTCTTGTTAAATGTATCATTAATACAGGCTTCCAGTTCTGCTTTAGGATCGTTATCCGGATGCAGTTTATTACCGTAAGTACTTTCCAGGAAAACATAATCGGCCTGTTTCGGTTTTACCGGAGGAAACATCAGCACATCGTTATCCCGCCCTATATCTCCGGAAAAAACCAGCTTCTTCCCTTCTATCGTTATGGCTATCGAACAGGCTCCGATGATATGACCGGCATAGCTGTACTCGACAAAAATATCCTCTTCTAATGTAAACGGTTCATCTATGTAAACGGTACGAAACAGCGGAAACACTTTTTCGGCCTGTTCAACCGTGTAAAGCGGTTCTGCCGGATTGTGTTTCGAATAATGTTCTTCGTTTGCCTTTTCGGCTTCTTCTTCCTGAATCTTCGCACTGTCTAAAAGGATCAGCCGGCTGACATCTTTGGTCGGATTGGTACAAAATATCTGCCCTTCAAATCCCTGGTGTACCAGCCGCGGCAACCAGCCGCAGTGATCGAGGTGTCCGTGTGTGAGCAGTACATAATCTATTGTGGATGGCAACACCGATATCGGGTTCCAGTTTAAATCCCGCAACGCTCTTTCGCCCTGAAAAAGACCACAGTCCACCAATATCCGGATTCCGTTGCTCTCAATCAAAGTTTTTGATCCCGTAACGGTTCCTGCACCTCCTAAAAACTGAATTTTCATAGTCTAATCATTAAAAATTACACATTTATTTCCGATGTATTCACACAGCTCGGAAGCTTCCCTTATAATATTTCTGATTCTGTTCGAATGGACATTAATATCCGAAAGCAGCTGGCTGTTCTCGATAAGTTCGGATGCCAGCAATACATTACTGATCAGTAGTTTTTCTTTTTCGGCCTGCGTGAGTGTCGTCAGGCAGGTTATCGGAAACAATCCGCTCTGCTCGATTTTATATTTCAGACTTTCCTTATCCGGATAGTCCCAGCTGATCATTTTCAGATCGGAACAGCGGCCAAACTGCAAAGCTTCCGAAGTGAACCGGTTATTTGTAATCACCCAGCATTTGCTGATCGTGTCACTCTGACTGAATACGGAATGGGTTTTATTTTTCAGGTCATTAAACCGGGAAAGGATGTACATGGGTATTTTAACATCGGATTTTACATCGTTGCGGCTGTGAAATTTACATTCCACCATACCTACTTTCAGGTCTTTTTTTACCAGCACATCGATTTCGTGTGTCACACATTTCCCGTTAAGTATCAAATTGGTTTTGGCTGTATATCCTTCTGTTTCGAAAAGTAACGCCACATATTTTTCAAAGAAAAAACCGGCCGGACCCAAAGCCTGAACCGCCGCTTTCAGATTGTAGCGCGCCGCATGTACTTTGGATGATTTTTTGAGTAACTGAAAAGCCAGTCTGTATATCTTTTTGGTGGGCATACCATCGTAGATCTCCTGTTCGATAATGTTCAGGATTTCATTTATCTTCTCTGTACCGGCACCCGACAGATGAAGTGATTTCCGAAGCTTCTCACTGTCAAATTTTACAATATCCCCGGACTGCTTTACAACTTTCATCCTTTTAAAAAAGTTTGGTTACTTCCTTAAAGGTACAAAAAATATTATGAATTTTTCTGCTGATAATAAAACGCCGGAATAAACAAAACCAGGAATAACGGCTGAATCAAAAACCTCCGGATATAAAAAAGGAGCATATAATCCGGTTTATCCGAACTGAGCAGTACCGCAAAAAATGCCGTGAGAAGTACTACCAAAAAGAAAACGTATAAAAGAGCGGCCAGTTTTACCAATGACACGTCTTTAAAGATAAAATAAATAATGAGCAGGGAAAGTACCGTATTTAAAAAGTACCGTAAAAACAGCCCTCCGAATAAGGCTCCGGTATGGTATTCCGGCAAAACGGCTGCCTGGAATTCTCCTTTAAAAAAATCCAGGAACGGATCATAAAAAAGTGCGGCTTCAAAAGCCCGGATACAAACCAGTAAAAAAATCAAAACGGCAACAACCAGCCATCTTCCTTTATTTTCCGATAGTTTTTTTAGCATAACCTGAAAATTTTTGAACCCACAATACCCATAACACAAAAACTACTCCGTAAATAAAAAGCGGAAAAATCACGCCATGCAATAAATGTTCCTGCTCCGGATAGCTGTTTAAAGCAATCGTAATGAGTGCAATTCTAATAACATTCAGGATGTGGATCAGGAGTATTCCAATTACAATATAAAGTCCTGTTTTGAGCCATCGGGACGAAAAGGCGAAGATAAAGGCGGCAAACAAAATCATAATGCTAACGGCATTACAACCTTCCACTACCCGCACTACCGATTTGTTGTGCAGTAAAATATTGACCGAAGCTTCCGTTGGATTGGGTTTTGCAGAAGCCTCCTGGTTAAGGAACAGCAAGGTCTTTTCCACCTGGGAAGCAACCGCTTTTGTAATGCCGTCTGTTTCTCTGTTTTGAGCATCATACTGACTCAGATAGCACTTGTAGCCAACCGTGAGTCCTATATATAGGAGTAGGAATTTTATCAAAAAGATAAAAAAGGGTTTGTATTGTAGCAATAGATTTTTCAAACCGTTTATTTTTAACAAAAATATAAAAATTAAAAGACCTCAAATAAATACTTTTGCAAAAAGAATGTTATGAAATTTCAAGAATTAGAACCAAAAATAACCGCTATCGTTTCGCAAACGGAACTTAACAGAGCGGAAAAGTTAACAAACATCTGTCAGTTACTCAAAGACAATGTCGATTATTATGACTGGGTTGGTTTTTACTTCCGCAACGGTGAAAAAGAAGAATTGATTCTGGGACCTTATGTAGGTGCGCCTACAGACCATACGGTAATTCCTTTCGGAAAAGGCATCTGCGGTCAGGTTGCCGTTTCAAACCAGAATTTTGTGGTTCCCGATGTACAGGCACAGGACAATTACATTGCCTGCAGTTTTACAGTAAAATCGGAAATTGTGGTTCCTTTATTTGTAAATGGCGCGAATATCGGGCAGATTGACATTGATTCCAACGTACTTGATCCGTTTACAGCGGCCGACGAACGCTTTCTGGAGTTTGTAAATCAAGAAGTTGCAAAACTTTTTTAACGATGTTTGGTCATTTTATTTGTCAATTAAAAAAATAAATCTACCTTTGCACACGAATAGGAAAATCCTAATTCACTACATAATAATCATTTAAACAATATTAGCATGTATTTAACTAAAGAAGTTAAAGCGGAAATTTTCGCAAAACATGGTGGAAACGCTGTTAACACAGGTTCGGCTGAAGGGCAAATTGCTTTATTCACATTCAGAATTAGCCACTTGACTGAGCACTTGAAAAAAAATCGTCACGATTTTAACACAGAGCGTTCACTAGTTCTTTTAGTAGGTAAAAGAAGAAGCCTTCTTGACTACTTAAAGAAAAAAGATATCAACAGATATCGTGAGATTATCAAAGAATTAAACATCAGAAAATAATCACAAGAAAAGAGGTGCCCGCGCGCCTCTTTTTGTTTTGTATATTTTGACAGAAAAAGTTTGGTTTTTCATTGGGTATTAGACAACTACACAACAACAACGACAACAACACAACTAAAACCCATTTGTCTAATTAAGAATTAAAATTAATTTTATGGTTCCTAAGGTTACCCAAGAAATTATCGATTTAGGAGATGGTAGAACCATTTCTATCGAAACAGGAAAACTAGCCAAACAAGCAGACGGTTCTGTCGTGGTTCGTATGGGCGATGCAATGCTTTTAGCTACTGCTGTATCTGCCCGTACTGCCAGTCCAGGCATTGATTTTCTACCGCTAACTGTAGATTATCGCGAAAAATTTGCTGCAGCTGGTCGCTTCCCTGGCGGATTTTTTAAACGTGAAGCACGTCCAAGTGACCGCGAAGTATTAACGATGCGTTTAGTAGACCGTGTATTACGTCCGCTTTTCCCGGATGATTATCATGCCGAAACACAGGTAATGATTCAGTTAATGTCGCATGATGAAAATGTGATGCCGGATGCATTAGCCGGATTAGCAGCATCAGCAGCATTGGCAGTTTCTGACATCCCGTTCACAACTTATATTTCTGAAGTTCGTGTGGGACGTGTAGACGGAAAATTAATCATCAACCCAAGTAAAGAACAATTAGAGCAATCTGACATCGACATGATGATTGGTGCTTCTAAGGATTCTGTTGCGATGGTTGAAGGTGAAATGAAAGAAATTTCCGAAAAGGAAATGGTTGAAGCAATTAAATTTGCTCACGACGCGATCAAATTACAGGTTGAAGCACAGGAGAAATTACGTCAAGCTTTAGGTTTAACTGAAGTACGTACTTATGAAGAGGAGAAAAATGACGAGGCTATTTATGCCAAAGTAAAAGAAGCGGCTTATGCACAATGCTATGCTATTGCACAAGAAGGTACTTCCAAACAAGAAAGAGGCGAGAAATTTGCCAACGTTAAAGAAGAAGTAAAAGCTTTATTTACAGAAGAAGAATTAGCTGAAAATGGCGATCTAGTATCGAAATACTTTTCAAAAACACAAAAAGAAGCGGTTCGTAATGTAATCTTAGATTTAGGACTACGTTTAGACGGTAGAAAAACTACAGAAATTCGTCCAATCTGGTGCGAAGTAGATTATTTACCATCGACTCACGGATCGGCAATATTTACCAGAGGTGAAACTCAGGCATTAGCAACTGTAACTCTTGGAACATCAAGAGAAGCTAATATCATTGATTTACCATCAGAGCAGGGAGAAGAAAGATTCTATTTACATTATAATTTCCCTCCATTCTCTACAGGTGAAGCAAAACCATTAAGAGGAACTTCCAGAAGAGAGGTAGGACATGGTAACTTAGCACAACGTGCTTTAAAGAACATGATTCCTGCAGATTGTCCTTACACTATCCGTGTGGTATCAGAAGTATTGGAATCTAACGGTTCTTCTTCGATGGCAACGGTTTGTGCCGGAACATTATCGTTAATGGATGCTGGAGTACAAATCTCAAAACCGGTTTCCGGTATTGCCATGGGATTAATTTCCGATGACAAAACAGGACGTTGGGCGGTATTGTCTGACATCTTAGGTGATGAAGATCACTTAGGAGATATGGACTTTAAAGTTACCGGTACAGCTGACGGTATCACTGCTTGTCAGATGGATATTAAAATTGAAGGTTTAGCATACGATATTATGGAGAAAGCATTAGAGCAGGCTCGTGATGGACGTCTTCATATTTTAGGAAAACTAACGGAAACATTAGCAGCACCAAATGCAACTGTTAAACCAAAAGCACCAAAAATCATCAAAGTTGAAATCCCTAAAGATTTCATCGGAGCTGTTATCGGACCTGGAGGTAAAAACATTCAGGCGCTACAGGCAGAAACCGAAACAACTATCGTTATTAACGAAGAAGGTGATTTAGGTATTATTGAAATTTTAGGTACAAATGCTGCCGGTATGGACAGAGCAATCAGCGCTATCCAGAATACGATATTCTCTCCTGTTGAAGGTGAAACATACAACGTTAAGGTTGTTAAAGTTTTAGAATTCGGAGCTGTTGTAGAATTTGTTCCTGGTAAAGAAACATTACTTCACGTTTCGGAAATTGACTGGAAACGTATTGAAAACGTAGCTGACGTTATTAAAGTTGGTGATGTTTTTGACGTGAAATATATGGGTATTGATCCAAAAACCAAAAAAGCTAAAGTTTCTAAAAAAGCTTTATTGCCAAGACCTCCAAGAGAAGACAAAAAGGAGGATAAAAAAGACACTACTCAACAAGGTTAATTTTTATAGAAATTAATTCATAAAAGGCCCCGTTTCTTAACTGAGACGGGGCTTTTAAATTTTAACCTGCACATCTTTTTATACCGGAACCATTTCCCCTGAGTGCCCCTGTTTTTATTTCCATTTATAAAACAAATTCACTTTTTTAGTTTTTTTCTTTCATTTTTAAATTTAAATTCTACATTTGTAGAAACAACTCTAAAAACATAGAGCAAAAGTTTTTACCAACTGTACGTTTCACAGTTAAACTAACTAAACCCAAAAACCTAAAAACCCACCAAAACCTACCGGAACTTATGACCAATTTACAGAAAGAGAACTAACCAAGACCGGGACCACTCCACCATGAACAGAACAGCCGGCTGAACAGGAATACCGGAAATCTATGACGAATAACAGCCGTTAGTTAAAAGTTTATTACTTCAAACATGCGGATAGCATCATTAAGGATTTCTTTAATAATACCGCCTCTCAATTTGCCTCTTAAAATTTAACACTGTTCCTAAATGTTAATTTTTTCAAAAAGCATTTTCTATAGGATATTATTTATACTTTTGACGCCTTTGTTCATTATCAATTTATCAATCAATCCACTATTTTTATAAATGATATTCAAAAACCCACTTAAACCATTATGCATTATACTGCCATATTCTTTATTTCTTAGCTTTTTACAATTACAAGCCCAATCCGGCGAAATACAATTGGCAAAAGCGTATGACAGCATTGCAGGAATTCAGGGCCTCAGCATTAGCAACGGCCTGATCCACTCCAATCCTTATCCCGTTCAAAACGGTAAATACAGGTATTTTCGCTCCGATAAATTCGAAAAAGGAACCGTCATTTACAATGACCAGTATTATTATGACATCGATGTTAAATACGATCTCTACAATGATATTTTAATCTTCAAACCCGTAGGTGAAACCAACAATGTGGGAATTGAACTGATTCCGCAAAATGTCAATGCCTTTCTCATTAACGGCAAACGCTTTGTCAATCTCAACAAGGTTGTTTCTCCCCTGTTCACTTTTATCAAAGGCTATTATGAAGAAAACATCAGCGGTAAAAACTTTACGTTTTATATCAAACGTCATAAAGACCGCCGTGAAACTGTAACCGGAACAAGGATTTACAATGAATTTGAAAACAATGATGAATATTATGTTTACAGAGACAATAATTTCCACAAAGTAGCTTCAAAAAGTGATGTTATCGCATTATTTCCTGATCTCAAGAAAAAAATCAATGACATCTACAGCATGAACAAATCCATCGAAAAAGAAGACAAAACACAATTCTTTGAAGAGTTAATGCAAAAAATAAACAATTTACTCGAAAATAAAACCCATTAATAATGAGGAAATTTCTACTTACCCTATTTATTATAACTTTTAGCCAGTTATTGTTTGCCCAGGAAAAACAAAAATTATCAATAGAATTCAACAATACTGATATTCAGTCTGCTTTAAAAAAGATTGAAACTACCACTAATTATAAGTTCTATTTTGACAGCAGTTGGCTGGACGCATACAAAACACCCATTACTAAAAGCTATACAGACACCGCTGTAGACGAAATCTTAAGCGATATTTTTGCCAATACGGATCTAAACTTTTTTATAGACAATAAAAACATCATCCTGACCAACAACAGCATCATCTATGACAAGCTGGTGGACAATTATTTTGGAAATACCACAAAATCAAATCCAAATGAAGTGGTGATCCAGGGTGATCCTGTTTTTTATCAGCAATATGACGATGCGCAGGGAAATCCTGACACGCGAAGCAATTCTGTATCTTTAATTGGAAAAGAAGGCAAAAAAACAGGAAAGAAAACATTTGAACTTTCCGGTTATATCAAGAACACCAAAAACGGAGAACCGATATCGAATGTTGTTGTTAAGACTCAAAACAATGAGGCTACCGCAATTACCGATGAAAAGGGTTACTATAGCATGCAGGTACCTTCCGGCTTGAACATTGTTGAAATCGAATCTTTTACACACAAAAAAGTTTCCCGAAAAGTAATGATGTACAACAACGGTACACTAAATATGAGTGTAACCGAGAATGTAACCCAGCTGGAGGAAGTAAATGTGCGCGGAAAAAGACGTGAAGGAGCAAAAGGCAACATTGCCGGTGTGACCACGATCAATCTTAGAGATTTAAAGAATGTCCCTACTGTTTTGGGAGAAAGAGACATCCTTAAGATCGCGACAACAATACCAGGAATCAAAACAGCCGGTGAAGGATCGTCCGGAGTAAATGTCAGAGGAGGAAAAGAAGATCAGAATTTATTCCTTTTAGACAATGCTACCCTGTATAATCCGTCTCACTTCTTTGGTTTTTTCTCGGCAATCAACCCGTACACCATTGATAAAGCAGATATTTATAAAGGTAGTATCCCGGCAGAATTCGGAGGAAGACTATCGTCTGTATTTGACATCAGCACTAAAAAAGGCGATGTAAACAAAGTAACCGGTGAAGCAGGAATTGGTCCGGTGACCAGCAATGTGACCGTTAGTACCCCTATCGTTAAAGGAAAATCGAGTTTATTGGCCGGCGTACGTGCTACTTACTCAGACTGGATTTTAAAATCACTGAATGAAGAATCTTTAAAAAACAGTAAAGCCGGTTTTTATGACGGAATTTTAAAATACAGCCATCAGATCAACGATAACAACAGTATTGAAGCAACGGCTTATTACAGTCATGATTCCTTCAGCATCACGTCGGATTCACTATACAAATACAGCAACCGACTGGCTTCTCTGAAATGGAATCACAAGTTCAATGAAAAGCACAAAGGGGATTTGATCTTAACCAATACCCAATACAAGTTCAACATCGATTTTGATGAAGACACAACCTTAAAATCGTTTGATTATGGTTATAAAATCAACGAAACGCAGTTACAGTTAAAAATGGAATATGCCCGTGACAAAAAGCATACTTTCAGCTACGGACTGTCCAGTAAATTATACGGAATCGACCCGGGATACCTGTCGGTTAAAAACCCGCAGTCACCACTGTTACCGGTTACTATAGCCAGTGAAAAAGGATTGGAATCGGCTTTATTTGTTGGTGATGCTTTTAAAGTAACAGACAAGTTGTTATTCAACATTGGTTTACGTTATTCTATTTTTGCCGCTTTAGGTGCTTCATCGCAAAGAATATACGAAGACAATTTACCGAAAAGCGATGCTACCGTTAAGGAAGTACAGGCTTTTGGCAGCAATGAAGTTGTAAAAACCTATGGTGGTTTTGAACCGAGAATTTCAGCTAAATATTCATTTACCGAAGATTTTTCAGCAAAAGTGAGCTATGACAAAACCTACCAGTACATGCATTTACTATCCAGCAACACGACACAGTCGCCAATGGACAGCTGGAAATTATCAGACATCAATGTAAAACCGCAAAATGCACAACAATTCTCATTAGGTTTTTACAAAACACTGAGCGAAGGCTTGTTTGAAGTGAGCTTGGAAGGTTATTATAAAAAGATGAACAATATCCTGGATTATAAAGTAGGTGCCGAACTGGTATTAAATGAACATATCGAAACCGAACTGTTACAGGGTAAAGGAAAAGCTTACGGGGTGGAATTATTACTAAAGAAAACTACCGGAAAATTAAACGGCTGGGTTGGCTATACCTACTCCAGAACTTTTATCAAGTTAGACAGTCAGTTTGACGAGGAAAAAGTGAATAACGGGGATTATTTTGCTGCCAATTTTGACAAGCCACATGACTTTAGCGCTGTTTTAAATTATAAATTTACCAAGCGTTACAGTTTGTCGATGAACTTTATTTACCAGACCGGAAGACCAATTACCTATCCGGTAGGAACTTACCATTACGGAAATGCAGAATATACCCTGTATAGTGACCGAAACAAATTCAGAATTCCGGATTATTACCGTTTGGATATCGGACTGAATATTGAAGGAAATCATAAAATCAAAAAATTTGCACATAGTTTCTGGAACATATCCGTTTATAATGTGTTAGGAAGAAATAACCCATACTCTGTTTATTTTGTTACCAAAGAAGGAGAGATCAAGGCTTACAAAACCTCTATTTTCTCTATTCCGGTACCAACGGTAACCTATAACTTCAAATTTTAACAGCATAAAAGAATTCGATGAAAACATCCATTTTAACAAAACTCGTTTCATTTCTTCTTGTTTGCCTGAGCATAATGAGCTGTACGGATCCGTATCAAATGAAAACCGATACGTTTGAAGACGCCATTGTTATTGAAGCGACAATAACGAATGTACTGGAAAAACAAACCCTGAAATTATCCCGTACCTATCGTTTTGAAGATGCAGGACCTGTATTTGAAGAAGACGCAACCGTTACCGTTACTGACAGTGACGGCAACGTGTACAACTTCGTTGAAGAAAACGAAACGTATGTGTCCACAACTGCCTTTCAGGCTGTTGCAGGCAAACAGTACCAATTATCCGTTACCACCAGCGACGGCAGAAAATATGTGTCCAATCAGGAAATCTTACCGGCTGTAAACAATATTGAAAGTGTTGCGGCCAGCGTGCAAACGCAGGACAATGTGAGAGGTGTTGAGATCCGGGTAAAAAGTTTCGATCCTACGAACAGTTCCAAATACTACCGCTACGAATATGAAGAAACCTATAAGATTATCTCTCCTAAATGGAGACCTTATAAAGCAGTCATAACCGGTCCGCAGGAAATTGAAATCGTTCCGAGAACGGAAGAGGCACAAACGTGTTACAGCACCGATAAATCAACCGATATTATTTTAGTAAATACAAATGAAACTCAGGAAGACCGCGTCGATTTTGCAGTACGCTTTATTAGTGCTAAAAACTACATCATCAGTCATCGTTACAGTATTTTAGTACGTCAGTATGTTCAGAATTTACATGCTTTCACGTTCTATAAAAACCTGAAAAAAATATCGGGATCCGGAAATATACTCTCTCCGAATCAGCCCGGATTTCTGAGCGGTAACATTAAATGCGTTAACAGTCCTAACGAAAAAGTAATTGGTTTTTTTGATGTAGCATCCGTTTCCAGCAAACGAATTTTCTTCAATTATGCCGATCTTTTTCCTGGCGAACAACTGCCTCCGTTTAAGGTGAACTGTAACGAGATGGAACAAAATTTGTGCTTTAGTCCTGTCCCGACCTGTCATGGTGGTTCCATTATGTCCTATTTAGGCTCCAACACCATGGCTGTATATGAATATATGAGTGCTCCGGTATATGTTCTTGTACCGACACCTTGTGCTGATTGCACCTCGTTTTCTTCGAATGTAATACCTCCGTTTTGGGAATAGAAATGTATTAATAAGGCTTTAAGGATATATAGCTGTTACTTACCATTTCTTACATCGGATTATAGAAAATTATAATTTTATGAAAACAAAAGAAATACTCAAACTGATGTCGCTTCTGCTGATGTGCTTAGGCATATTAAGCTGTACAGATCCGTATCAGATGAAAACGGATACCTTTGAAGAGGCTATAGTTATAGAGGCTACAATAACCAATGTTTTACAAAAACAGGTTATCAAAGTATCCCGCACCTATCGTTTTGAGGATAACGGACCTGTATTTGAACAAAGCGCTCAGGTAACTATGACGGATAGCGATGGAAACCTGTACAATTTTGTTGAAGAAAACGGAGCTTATGCTTCCGCAAATGCATTCCAGGCAGTTCCCGGAAAACAATATCAATTAACGGTAATTACCAGCGATGGTAAAAAATATGTTTCCGATCAGGAAATGCTATCGCCCGTTAACAATATAGAAAGTGTAACTGCAAGTGTAGAAACACGGGATCAAAAGAGAGGTGTTGAAATTAAAGCACAATGTTTCGATCCTACAAACAGTGCGAAATATTACCGATACGAATATGAAGAAACCTATAAAATTGTAGCACCCAGATGGCGATCATACAAAATCCTTATTACCGGTCCTCAGTCGTTTGAACTTGTTCCAAGAACTGAAGAAGCACAAACATGTTATAGCACAGACAAGTCAACAGATATTATTCTATTCAGCACTGATGATAGTGAAGAAGCCCGTGTAGACTTTGCGTTTCGTTTTATCAGTGACCAGAATTATATCATCAGTCATCGCTACAGCGTTTTAGTACGCCAGTATGTCCAGAATCTGAATGCTTACAATTATTATAAATATCTAAAAAAAATATCCGGAACCGGAAGTATATTTTCGCCTAACCAACCCGGTTTTTTAAGTGGTAATATTAAATGTGTAAACAACCCTAACGAAAAAGTAATTGGTTTTTTTGATGTATCATCCGTTTCCAGCAAAAGGATTTTCTTCAATTATACCGACCTTTTTCCGGGCGAACATCTGCCACCTTATAAAATTAATTGCGACGGAATAAAACAAATTTTTTGTTTTACCCCCGGTCCCGGTTGTAACGGTGCACCGATGATGAACTGGTTCTATAATAATCTAATGTGTGTGTATGATGATGAAGAAGCTCCTAAATATCATTTAGTACCCACTCCATGTGCTGATTGCACCTCATTTTCGTCTAACTTAATACCTCCTTTTTGGGAATGAAAAAAAATATCTTAT
This region of Flavobacterium inviolabile genomic DNA includes:
- a CDS encoding polyribonucleotide nucleotidyltransferase, which codes for MVPKVTQEIIDLGDGRTISIETGKLAKQADGSVVVRMGDAMLLATAVSARTASPGIDFLPLTVDYREKFAAAGRFPGGFFKREARPSDREVLTMRLVDRVLRPLFPDDYHAETQVMIQLMSHDENVMPDALAGLAASAALAVSDIPFTTYISEVRVGRVDGKLIINPSKEQLEQSDIDMMIGASKDSVAMVEGEMKEISEKEMVEAIKFAHDAIKLQVEAQEKLRQALGLTEVRTYEEEKNDEAIYAKVKEAAYAQCYAIAQEGTSKQERGEKFANVKEEVKALFTEEELAENGDLVSKYFSKTQKEAVRNVILDLGLRLDGRKTTEIRPIWCEVDYLPSTHGSAIFTRGETQALATVTLGTSREANIIDLPSEQGEERFYLHYNFPPFSTGEAKPLRGTSRREVGHGNLAQRALKNMIPADCPYTIRVVSEVLESNGSSSMATVCAGTLSLMDAGVQISKPVSGIAMGLISDDKTGRWAVLSDILGDEDHLGDMDFKVTGTADGITACQMDIKIEGLAYDIMEKALEQARDGRLHILGKLTETLAAPNATVKPKAPKIIKVEIPKDFIGAVIGPGGKNIQALQAETETTIVINEEGDLGIIEILGTNAAGMDRAISAIQNTIFSPVEGETYNVKVVKVLEFGAVVEFVPGKETLLHVSEIDWKRIENVADVIKVGDVFDVKYMGIDPKTKKAKVSKKALLPRPPREDKKEDKKDTTQQG
- a CDS encoding ATP cone domain-containing protein codes for the protein MKVVKQSGDIVKFDSEKLRKSLHLSGAGTEKINEILNIIEQEIYDGMPTKKIYRLAFQLLKKSSKVHAARYNLKAAVQALGPAGFFFEKYVALLFETEGYTAKTNLILNGKCVTHEIDVLVKKDLKVGMVECKFHSRNDVKSDVKIPMYILSRFNDLKNKTHSVFSQSDTISKCWVITNNRFTSEALQFGRCSDLKMISWDYPDKESLKYKIEQSGLFPITCLTTLTQAEKEKLLISNVLLASELIENSQLLSDINVHSNRIRNIIREASELCEYIGNKCVIFND
- a CDS encoding exosortase F system-associated membrane protein, which encodes MLKKLSENKGRWLVVAVLIFLLVCIRAFEAALFYDPFLDFFKGEFQAAVLPEYHTGALFGGLFLRYFLNTVLSLLIIYFIFKDVSLVKLAALLYVFFLVVLLTAFFAVLLSSDKPDYMLLFYIRRFLIQPLFLVLFIPAFYYQQKNS
- the rpsO gene encoding 30S ribosomal protein S15, translated to MYLTKEVKAEIFAKHGGNAVNTGSAEGQIALFTFRISHLTEHLKKNRHDFNTERSLVLLVGKRRSLLDYLKKKDINRYREIIKELNIRK
- the xrtF gene encoding exosortase family protein XrtF, translated to MKNLLLQYKPFFIFLIKFLLLYIGLTVGYKCYLSQYDAQNRETDGITKAVASQVEKTLLFLNQEASAKPNPTEASVNILLHNKSVVRVVEGCNAVSIMILFAAFIFAFSSRWLKTGLYIVIGILLIHILNVIRIALITIALNSYPEQEHLLHGVIFPLFIYGVVFVLWVLWVQKFSGYAKKTIGK
- a CDS encoding GAF domain-containing protein, which gives rise to MKFQELEPKITAIVSQTELNRAEKLTNICQLLKDNVDYYDWVGFYFRNGEKEELILGPYVGAPTDHTVIPFGKGICGQVAVSNQNFVVPDVQAQDNYIACSFTVKSEIVVPLFVNGANIGQIDIDSNVLDPFTAADERFLEFVNQEVAKLF
- a CDS encoding MBL fold metallo-hydrolase; translation: MKIQFLGGAGTVTGSKTLIESNGIRILVDCGLFQGERALRDLNWNPISVLPSTIDYVLLTHGHLDHCGWLPRLVHQGFEGQIFCTNPTKDVSRLILLDSAKIQEEEAEKANEEHYSKHNPAEPLYTVEQAEKVFPLFRTVYIDEPFTLEEDIFVEYSYAGHIIGACSIAITIEGKKLVFSGDIGRDNDVLMFPPVKPKQADYVFLESTYGNKLHPDNDPKAELEACINDTFNKNGNVVIPSFAVERAQTIMFLIWQLKKEGKIPDMPYIIDTPMGLKVLDIFTENTAWHKMKLEESAEMCSMFTMITEYEDTIEAIYDNRPKVVIAASGMITGGRVLSYLERYIELPETTVIIVGYQAEGTRGRKLLEGEKEIKIHGKYYPVAARIIEIEGLSAHGDQEDLINWVSELKDKPRKVFLMHGEADGFTVLKEKIEAKLHLECVIPELEQIIEL